A window of the Aliivibrio salmonicida LFI1238 genome harbors these coding sequences:
- a CDS encoding hybrid sensor histidine kinase/response regulator → MKRLASFSIQLLLQTAGAVITALLLLYFYMNVQFHEHEERLTELQLEIKLAKNDMLMLRRNEKDFMSRNEIKYHDRLEVGIKSFKGKLINIHRVLVVEGIDINSDSLGLIQSIDEYGHSFHELSELLEALNGKNGDKGLFENLKDESIQLERDLLVLHNVELNQMMLVLQEKIYDFYSGISGKEEAAVLFDLEQIFLLLNVMEEEVARFDNETVNDTYLIFKNSFINIQKLHSIAGYNYRLGLYGEIRATIHDVEERLNVLFDTVSVKATNKIERFFFYSQVLSVVIFLLIVSVLIAVVVMTSRLEKRILRSQNQEIKANKAKSSFLANMSHEIRTPLNGIIGMTEILSVSTLTAIQKDYLATINASSQTLLMLINDVLDLSKIESGNIEVNTHSCKIKEVIFDTAALIAPKAQQKGVNIKIIMSENFPTYVKADEQKIRQVLMNLASNAIKFTEAGSISFELSLIEETDTSYRYFFSVKDTGLGIEESKHEQVFEEFKQEDDDTSKNYGGTGLGLAISSKMIKMMGNEIKLKSSKGVGSEFYFSLELDKDHTPEKASKSRKNKTIIYCSKSPKELFINEVSGYGYHVEKVYSIEEIKVQETSDSLVVLEKEDFQDKIDVVKEKYPRLPIILVRNNTDNNAEVDSVSGYVTYPLLGSRLDNLLHSVFEHSHENETTEVEAKEGEIERGNGMVLIVEDNKINQQVVSINLKMLGIEYKIANNGAEAVELYKRHHEEILVVLMDCMMPVMDGFEATKAIRQLEKNEDITLTTIIALTASILDDDIQKCFDSGMDDYLPKPFRREILQEKIAKLQLIYKKR, encoded by the coding sequence ATGAAACGTTTAGCTTCTTTTTCAATTCAATTGCTATTACAGACCGCTGGGGCAGTAATCACGGCGCTTTTATTATTGTATTTCTATATGAATGTTCAGTTCCATGAGCACGAAGAGCGACTCACTGAGCTGCAACTCGAAATTAAATTAGCTAAAAATGACATGTTAATGTTGCGTCGTAATGAAAAAGATTTTATGAGTAGAAATGAAATCAAATATCACGATCGTCTAGAAGTAGGAATTAAAAGCTTTAAAGGCAAACTCATTAATATTCATCGAGTATTAGTGGTTGAGGGGATAGATATTAACTCTGACAGCTTAGGCTTAATTCAATCAATTGATGAATACGGGCATTCTTTCCATGAGTTAAGTGAGTTATTAGAGGCGCTTAATGGAAAGAACGGAGATAAAGGACTATTTGAAAATCTGAAAGATGAATCTATCCAATTAGAAAGAGATTTATTGGTACTTCATAATGTTGAATTGAATCAAATGATGTTGGTGCTACAAGAGAAGATTTATGATTTTTATTCTGGAATATCAGGAAAAGAAGAAGCGGCTGTTTTGTTTGATCTTGAACAGATTTTTCTATTGCTTAATGTTATGGAAGAAGAAGTGGCCCGTTTTGATAATGAAACGGTAAATGATACTTACCTGATTTTTAAAAATAGCTTTATTAATATTCAAAAACTGCACAGCATTGCTGGTTATAATTATCGTTTAGGGCTGTATGGAGAAATACGAGCGACTATCCATGATGTAGAAGAACGCCTTAATGTACTGTTTGATACAGTATCTGTAAAAGCGACAAATAAAATTGAGCGTTTCTTCTTTTATAGCCAAGTGCTTTCAGTGGTTATTTTCTTACTTATTGTTAGTGTACTTATTGCTGTTGTCGTGATGACTTCTCGTTTAGAAAAGCGAATCTTGCGTTCACAGAATCAAGAGATAAAAGCTAACAAAGCTAAAAGTTCATTTCTTGCCAATATGTCTCATGAGATCCGAACTCCACTTAATGGGATTATTGGGATGACTGAAATATTATCAGTATCCACATTAACGGCCATTCAAAAAGATTACTTAGCGACTATCAATGCTTCATCCCAAACCTTATTAATGCTCATTAATGACGTGCTTGATCTATCTAAAATCGAATCAGGAAATATAGAAGTAAATACACATAGTTGTAAGATTAAAGAAGTTATTTTTGATACTGCGGCATTGATTGCCCCGAAAGCACAGCAAAAAGGGGTTAACATTAAAATTATCATGAGTGAAAATTTTCCCACTTATGTAAAAGCCGATGAGCAAAAAATCAGACAAGTACTCATGAATTTAGCTTCTAATGCGATTAAATTTACAGAGGCTGGCTCTATCTCTTTTGAATTGTCATTAATTGAAGAAACAGACACGTCTTATCGTTATTTCTTTTCTGTAAAAGATACTGGTCTAGGGATTGAAGAGAGTAAACATGAGCAGGTGTTTGAAGAATTTAAGCAAGAAGACGATGATACATCAAAGAACTACGGAGGGACTGGATTAGGTTTGGCTATTTCGTCGAAAATGATCAAAATGATGGGCAATGAAATTAAGTTAAAATCCAGTAAAGGGGTTGGTAGTGAGTTTTATTTTTCACTTGAATTAGATAAAGATCATACTCCAGAGAAGGCATCAAAAAGTAGAAAAAATAAAACCATTATTTATTGTTCAAAATCACCCAAGGAGTTGTTCATTAACGAAGTGAGCGGGTATGGGTATCATGTTGAGAAAGTGTATTCCATTGAAGAGATTAAAGTTCAAGAAACTTCAGATTCTTTGGTTGTGCTAGAAAAAGAAGATTTCCAAGACAAAATTGATGTCGTTAAAGAAAAGTACCCAAGATTGCCTATCATACTTGTTCGGAATAACACCGATAACAATGCAGAAGTAGACAGTGTGAGTGGTTATGTGACGTATCCATTATTAGGTTCTCGTTTAGATAATTTGCTGCATTCTGTTTTTGAGCATTCACATGAAAATGAAACTACAGAGGTTGAAGCAAAAGAAGGGGAAATCGAGCGTGGCAATGGTATGGTTCTTATCGTAGAAGATAACAAGATTAATCAGCAAGTTGTCTCGATTAACCTTAAAATGTTGGGCATAGAATATAAAATTGCGAACAATGGTGCAGAAGCGGTTGAATTATATAAAAGACATCATGAAGAGATTCTCGTGGTATTAATGGATTGCATGATGCCGGTTATGGATGGTTTTGAAGCAACAAAAGCGATTCGACAGCTAGAAAAAAATGAAGATATAACGCTTACGACGATTATTGCGCTTACGGCCTCTATATTGGACGATGACATTCAGAAATGTTTTGATAGTGGTATGGATGATTATTTACCGAAACCATTCAGAAGAGAGATCCTCCAAGAAAAAATAGCGAAACTTCAGTTAATCTATAAAAAACGATGA
- a CDS encoding IS66-like element ISVsa2 family transposase, with product MTDKIKPLPDTIDELKALVLQLENKYNRLLEQFRLAQHQRFGKSSESDSTQFDLFNETEEEIIIENDDTQTITYTRQKPKRQRLPEDLPRTVIIHDIKDKTCKCCGLEMHAMGKDISEKLEFVPAKVEVIQHVRPKYACRNCEKNNTSVDIKQAPMPASPIPKGIATASLLAQIITAKFQYSLPLYRQETLFQQWGIIIGRRTMADWLIKCSVLFTPLNNELHRILLEQPTLHCDETTVNVLDVEKAKCYMWVYCSGYDSPGSGVLPGIVLYDYQSSRHGYHPVNFLKGYNGYLHTDGYQGYEQTEAILVGCWAHARRRFIEAQRVQVKGKTGSADWVLSKIQKLYRIESLLKEASPEAKYVARQTEARDLLKELRDWLDSAVSRVSPKTKLGEAISYTLNQWDKLVRYIDDGLLSIDNNRAERAVKPFVIGRKNWLFSGSTAGADSSAMLYSIVETAKANGLIPYDYIRYCLDRLCVGSPDIDSLLPWNVKDKV from the coding sequence ATGACTGATAAAATAAAACCACTTCCTGATACCATTGACGAGCTGAAAGCACTTGTGCTTCAGCTTGAAAATAAATATAACCGTCTTCTAGAGCAATTTCGGCTGGCTCAACATCAGCGCTTTGGTAAAAGCAGTGAATCTGACTCGACTCAATTTGATTTATTCAATGAAACAGAAGAAGAAATCATCATTGAAAATGATGACACACAAACGATTACCTACACTCGTCAAAAGCCAAAACGCCAACGCTTACCTGAAGACTTACCGCGTACTGTTATTATCCACGACATAAAAGATAAAACTTGTAAGTGTTGCGGTCTAGAGATGCATGCGATGGGTAAAGACATCAGTGAAAAGTTGGAATTTGTACCAGCTAAAGTGGAAGTTATTCAACATGTTCGTCCTAAATATGCTTGCCGAAATTGTGAAAAAAACAATACTTCAGTAGACATTAAACAAGCCCCAATGCCAGCGTCACCAATCCCTAAAGGGATTGCGACCGCAAGTTTACTTGCTCAAATTATTACGGCTAAATTTCAATACAGTCTTCCACTTTATCGTCAAGAAACGTTATTTCAGCAATGGGGTATCATTATTGGACGGCGAACGATGGCGGATTGGTTAATAAAATGCTCGGTACTATTTACCCCTCTTAATAACGAGTTACATCGTATTTTGCTTGAACAACCCACTCTGCATTGTGATGAAACAACGGTAAATGTGTTGGATGTTGAAAAAGCAAAATGTTATATGTGGGTCTACTGCTCTGGCTATGATTCTCCAGGCTCTGGTGTTTTGCCTGGAATTGTACTTTATGATTATCAATCTAGCAGGCATGGCTACCATCCAGTTAACTTTTTAAAAGGTTATAACGGGTATTTACATACCGATGGTTACCAAGGTTATGAACAAACTGAAGCGATTTTAGTTGGCTGTTGGGCACACGCACGTCGACGATTTATTGAGGCTCAACGTGTTCAAGTAAAAGGGAAAACAGGGAGTGCAGATTGGGTATTGAGTAAAATCCAAAAGCTATACCGGATCGAATCGTTATTAAAAGAGGCTTCCCCTGAAGCCAAGTATGTTGCTAGGCAGACAGAAGCCCGCGATTTACTTAAAGAGCTCCGTGATTGGCTTGATAGCGCAGTTAGTCGAGTATCACCTAAAACAAAATTAGGTGAGGCGATTAGCTATACATTAAATCAATGGGATAAATTAGTTCGTTATATTGATGATGGATTGTTATCTATTGATAACAATCGAGCAGAGCGAGCGGTTAAACCGTTTGTTATCGGCCGGAAAAACTGGTTATTTTCGGGTTCAACGGCTGGTGCAGATTCAAGTGCAATGCTTTACAGCATTGTAGAAACAGCAAAGGCAAACGGATTAATCCCTTACGATTATATTAGGTATTGTCTAGATCGTTTATGTGTTGGATCGCCAGATATCGATTCACTTTTACCTTGGAATGTAAAAGACAAGGTGTAG
- the tnpB gene encoding IS66 family insertion sequence element accessory protein TnpB (TnpB, as the term is used for proteins encoded by IS66 family insertion elements, is considered an accessory protein, since TnpC, encoded by a neighboring gene, is a DDE family transposase.), with protein sequence MNVFTDVSTIYLHRDFVDFRKAINGLVVIVEQEMQLSPFSDALFIFCNKPRDKLKILYWDKTGFALWYKRLDEDRFKWPRNINNDTLALSEQQLTLLLQGFDILGHQPVHYQTTL encoded by the coding sequence ATGAATGTATTTACTGATGTTTCCACCATTTATCTTCATCGTGATTTTGTCGATTTTCGCAAGGCCATTAATGGCCTTGTCGTGATTGTTGAGCAAGAAATGCAACTATCACCGTTTAGTGATGCTCTATTTATATTTTGCAATAAGCCTCGTGATAAACTCAAAATATTGTATTGGGATAAAACAGGATTCGCTTTATGGTACAAGCGATTAGATGAAGACCGCTTCAAATGGCCACGAAATATAAATAACGATACGTTAGCATTATCAGAGCAGCAACTGACACTGCTATTACAAGGTTTTGATATCTTAGGACATCAACCGGTACATTATCAAACAACCCTTTAA
- a CDS encoding beta-N-acetylhexosaminidase — translation MFKKTLLSTLILAGLAACSSTTPEQSTVNLLAENLDVNYTVITNQGADDGLACKDLQAEFASCNKVNMTLTNTGAAVDSSDWTIYFHSIRLILDVENDQFKITRVTGDLHKLEPTDKFDGFAAGEEVVIPLVAEYWQLFETDFMPGAFVTAPGAEARNIISLDTEDTGEYVDEIIGVQLKRTLADNNVTATANTRFEKNSDVAEVDASSHIIPTPLKTTLTNKTVDLAKGISITANGIDADQLAALNQRAELLGLETAGEYPVSVAVDKSQFKDGVSGAYTLDVTEGKTTVVAFDEAGAFYGVQSLLALVSLDSSEIPTLNVEDAPRFEYRGVMVDVARNFHSKEAILATVDQMAAYKLNKLHLHLTDDEGWRLEIPGLPELTDIGSNRCFDESETSCLLPQLGSGADSDNFGSGFFTTEDYLEILTYAKNRNIEVIPEIDMPAHSRAAVMSMEARYTRLAAEGKMEEANEYRLMDPKDESNVTTVQFYNKQSFINPCLDSSATFVDKVITEVAAMHKAAGVPLSTWHFGGDEAKNIKLHAGFQDINDEEKIGWKGDLDLSKQDFPFAKSPQCQSLIASGEVADFEHLPSHFAEQVSKIAAKQGIPHFQAWQDGLKHSEGADAFATESVRANFWDTLYWGGGASAYEWADKGYDVVVSSPDYVYMDFPYEVDAKERGYYWATRATDTRKMFGFAPENLPQNAETSVDRDGNGFESAGTVTPKKPFYGLSAQLWSETVRTDEQYEYMVFPRVIAAAERAWHEASWENEYKAGVKYSLDTNLVNKKAQLADWTNFANTMGQRELAKLERAGIDYRLPIPGAEIANGELSMNISFPGVTLQYSVDGGKTWAAYDNANKPKVTGDVQIRSASFTGERVSRVTSVK, via the coding sequence ATGTTTAAAAAAACGCTTTTATCGACCCTTATCCTTGCAGGCTTAGCGGCATGTTCATCAACAACGCCAGAGCAATCAACAGTTAACCTATTGGCTGAAAATCTAGATGTTAACTACACAGTTATTACTAACCAAGGTGCTGATGACGGCCTTGCTTGTAAAGATCTTCAAGCTGAATTTGCATCATGTAACAAAGTAAACATGACGCTAACCAATACAGGTGCTGCGGTTGATTCAAGTGATTGGACAATCTATTTCCACAGCATTCGTTTAATTCTAGATGTTGAAAATGACCAATTTAAAATTACTCGTGTAACGGGTGACTTACATAAACTTGAACCAACAGATAAATTTGATGGTTTTGCTGCTGGTGAAGAAGTCGTTATTCCACTGGTTGCTGAATATTGGCAGTTATTTGAAACTGACTTCATGCCGGGCGCATTCGTAACAGCACCAGGTGCAGAAGCTCGTAATATTATTTCTTTAGATACTGAAGACACTGGTGAATACGTAGATGAAATTATCGGTGTTCAACTAAAGCGTACACTTGCTGATAATAACGTAACGGCAACAGCTAATACTCGTTTTGAGAAAAACTCAGATGTAGCTGAAGTAGACGCGTCTTCTCATATTATTCCAACACCTTTAAAAACAACGCTAACTAATAAAACCGTTGATTTAGCAAAAGGTATTTCAATTACAGCTAACGGTATTGATGCAGACCAACTTGCAGCATTAAATCAACGTGCTGAACTTCTAGGCCTAGAAACGGCGGGTGAATACCCAGTATCAGTAGCGGTTGATAAGAGCCAATTTAAAGATGGCGTATCTGGCGCATACACACTAGATGTCACTGAAGGTAAAACAACGGTTGTTGCATTTGATGAAGCGGGTGCATTCTACGGCGTTCAATCTTTACTAGCACTAGTAAGCCTAGATAGCTCAGAAATCCCAACACTAAACGTGGAAGATGCTCCTCGTTTTGAATACCGTGGTGTAATGGTTGATGTTGCTCGTAACTTCCACTCAAAAGAAGCGATTCTTGCGACAGTTGACCAAATGGCAGCCTACAAACTTAACAAACTACACCTTCACCTAACAGATGATGAAGGCTGGCGTTTAGAGATCCCTGGTCTTCCTGAACTAACTGACATCGGTAGTAATCGTTGTTTTGATGAGTCAGAAACATCATGTCTACTACCTCAACTAGGTTCAGGTGCTGATTCAGATAACTTTGGTTCTGGTTTCTTCACAACAGAAGATTACCTAGAGATCCTAACGTACGCTAAAAACCGTAACATTGAAGTGATTCCAGAAATCGATATGCCAGCTCACTCACGTGCAGCAGTAATGTCAATGGAAGCGCGTTACACTCGTCTTGCTGCTGAAGGCAAGATGGAAGAAGCAAACGAATATCGTCTGATGGATCCAAAAGACGAATCAAACGTAACAACGGTTCAGTTCTACAACAAACAAAGTTTCATCAACCCATGTTTAGATTCATCGGCAACGTTCGTAGATAAAGTCATCACTGAAGTTGCTGCAATGCACAAAGCGGCTGGTGTTCCTTTATCAACATGGCACTTCGGTGGTGATGAAGCGAAAAACATCAAACTTCACGCTGGTTTCCAAGACATCAATGATGAAGAAAAAATCGGATGGAAAGGTGACTTAGACCTATCTAAACAAGATTTCCCATTTGCTAAATCACCACAATGTCAGTCTTTGATTGCAAGCGGTGAAGTTGCAGATTTCGAACACCTGCCAAGCCATTTTGCTGAGCAAGTATCGAAAATCGCAGCTAAACAAGGCATTCCACACTTCCAAGCATGGCAAGATGGCTTGAAACACTCTGAAGGCGCTGATGCATTTGCAACTGAATCTGTACGTGCAAACTTCTGGGATACTCTGTACTGGGGCGGCGGTGCTTCAGCATACGAATGGGCAGATAAAGGCTATGACGTAGTTGTTTCTAGTCCTGATTATGTTTACATGGATTTCCCATACGAAGTTGATGCGAAAGAGCGTGGCTACTACTGGGCAACTCGTGCAACAGATACTCGTAAGATGTTCGGTTTCGCACCAGAAAACCTACCTCAAAATGCGGAAACATCCGTTGACCGTGACGGTAACGGCTTTGAAAGTGCGGGCACAGTAACACCGAAGAAACCTTTCTACGGTTTGTCTGCGCAACTTTGGTCTGAGACAGTACGTACTGATGAGCAATATGAGTACATGGTATTCCCACGTGTCATTGCAGCAGCAGAGCGTGCATGGCATGAAGCGTCTTGGGAAAATGAATACAAAGCAGGTGTTAAATACTCTCTAGATACAAACCTAGTGAACAAGAAAGCACAGCTTGCTGATTGGACGAACTTTGCAAACACTATGGGTCAACGTGAATTAGCGAAGCTTGAAAGAGCGGGTATTGATTATCGTCTACCAATCCCAGGTGCAGAAATTGCAAACGGCGAGCTAAGCATGAACATTTCATTCCCAGGTGTAACGCTACAATACTCTGTAGATGGCGGTAAAACATGGGCTGCATATGACAATGCGAACAAACCAAAAGTAACTGGTGATGTTCAAATTCGTTCAGCATCATTTACTGGCGAGCGTGTTAGCCGAGTAACTAGCGTTAAATAA
- a CDS encoding DUF1097 domain-containing protein, whose product MSALIAIAITTGILSGVWGWVAVSLGLLSWAGFLGCTTYFASPINGIKGIGLSIATNLSGVFWAMVIIKLSSMMSLEIIGYVITAIVAFFMCAQAKKSWLNFIPGTFIGSCATFASNGNWQVVIPSLILGVFFAYAMKTSGLWLKEKLDTEKNEALVNTKESYQSK is encoded by the coding sequence ATGAGTGCACTTATCGCAATAGCTATTACAACAGGCATACTTTCAGGTGTGTGGGGTTGGGTAGCCGTCAGTTTAGGTTTATTAAGCTGGGCTGGATTTCTTGGTTGCACCACCTATTTCGCATCACCTATAAACGGTATAAAAGGCATTGGGTTAAGTATTGCAACAAACCTAAGCGGTGTATTTTGGGCAATGGTAATCATTAAACTGTCATCAATGATGAGTTTAGAAATTATTGGCTATGTAATAACCGCGATTGTCGCTTTCTTTATGTGCGCGCAAGCAAAAAAATCTTGGTTAAATTTCATTCCGGGAACTTTCATTGGTTCATGCGCAACTTTCGCGTCCAATGGTAATTGGCAAGTAGTGATCCCTTCTCTTATTCTGGGTGTTTTCTTTGCTTACGCTATGAAGACATCTGGATTGTGGTTAAAAGAAAAATTAGACACAGAAAAGAATGAGGCATTAGTTAATACGAAAGAATCATACCAGTCAAAATAA
- a CDS encoding GGDEF domain-containing response regulator — MLSEQKIVIVEDDPVSRQVLHHLLKPLPSILTQNGAEALDVILNESIDLVLLDIHMPVMGGFEVIERLKNDDKTKDIPIIVITVNHSKEDEIRALDLGAVDFITKPFNAVILQKRVRNQLALKLKSDLLEKHASLDGLTNLLNRRMFDFDLESKWAEGRRLKTNVGLIMFDIDHFKLYNDNYGHSAGDDVLVRVSRALMGALQRKTDRVYRYGGEEFTLIQFDTDVEQLNQTAELLRECVYNLNITHEHSSYGKVSISVGVALIENDNDQSEYSLLLAADEQLYKAKDRGRNCIASITV; from the coding sequence ATGTTAAGCGAACAAAAAATAGTAATTGTTGAAGATGATCCAGTCAGTCGTCAGGTATTGCATCATCTATTAAAGCCGTTACCGTCCATTTTAACTCAAAATGGGGCTGAAGCTCTTGATGTTATTTTGAATGAAAGTATTGATTTGGTCTTACTTGATATTCATATGCCAGTGATGGGGGGCTTTGAAGTCATTGAAAGACTAAAAAATGACGATAAAACAAAAGATATCCCTATCATCGTTATTACGGTGAATCATTCAAAAGAAGATGAAATTCGAGCATTAGATTTGGGTGCTGTTGATTTTATTACCAAACCGTTTAATGCGGTTATCTTGCAGAAACGTGTACGTAATCAGTTAGCTTTAAAATTGAAATCCGATTTACTTGAAAAGCACGCGTCATTAGATGGATTAACGAATCTTTTAAACCGCCGCATGTTTGATTTTGATTTAGAAAGTAAGTGGGCAGAAGGACGCAGGTTGAAGACCAACGTTGGGCTTATCATGTTCGATATTGATCACTTCAAACTTTATAATGATAATTATGGTCATTCGGCAGGTGATGATGTACTCGTGCGTGTATCTAGAGCTCTAATGGGAGCTCTACAAAGAAAAACTGACAGAGTGTATCGATATGGCGGTGAAGAGTTTACTTTAATTCAGTTCGATACCGATGTTGAACAATTAAATCAAACCGCAGAATTATTAAGAGAATGTGTTTATAACTTGAACATTACTCATGAGCACTCTTCTTATGGCAAAGTAAGTATTAGTGTTGGGGTGGCCTTAATCGAAAATGATAATGATCAGTCAGAGTATTCATTATTATTGGCTGCAGATGAACAGTTATACAAAGCTAAAGATAGAGGACGTAACTGTATCGCATCAATAACGGTATGA
- the tnpA gene encoding IS66 family insertion sequence element accessory protein TnpA, whose amino-acid sequence MQKDKKRTPEQWHALFESQQSSKLSAAEFCRNHNILPKTFSARKARWKQKINASTFLKVEALTSTIIATPQLPDIQLSIGKLRLTLPANTEPHWIGLLLKGYQS is encoded by the coding sequence ATGCAAAAAGATAAAAAGAGAACACCAGAGCAATGGCACGCTCTATTTGAATCTCAGCAATCTAGCAAGCTTAGTGCCGCTGAATTTTGTCGTAACCATAATATTCTGCCAAAGACATTTAGTGCACGTAAAGCACGATGGAAACAAAAGATTAACGCTTCTACTTTCTTGAAAGTAGAAGCGTTAACATCAACTATCATCGCCACTCCACAATTACCAGATATTCAACTTTCTATCGGAAAATTGCGATTAACATTGCCAGCTAATACTGAACCTCACTGGATAGGACTCTTATTAAAAGGGTATCAATCATGA